One genomic window of Arachis stenosperma cultivar V10309 chromosome 10, arast.V10309.gnm1.PFL2, whole genome shotgun sequence includes the following:
- the LOC130954260 gene encoding uncharacterized protein LOC130954260 isoform X2, protein MADTASVSHPITASASSSDSGRKQALISLSDKKDLAFVGNGLQELGYTIVSTGGTASALESAGVAVTKVEQLTQFPEMLDGRVKTLHPNIHGGILARRDKKHHIEALNTHGIGTFDLVVVNLYPFYDKVTSNGVEFEDGIENIDIGGPAMIRAAAKNHRDVLVVVDSQDYPALLEFLKGNQDDQMFRLKLAWKAFAHVSAYDSAVSEWLWKQSGGDKFPPSLTVPLSLKSSLRYGENPHQKAAFYVDKRLSEVNGGGIATAIQHHGKEMSYNNYLDADAAWNCVCEFRDPTCVVVKHTNPCGVASRNDILEAYRLAVKADPVSAFGGIVAFNVEVDEVLAKEIREFRSPTDGETRMFYEIVVAPGYTEKGLDVLCGKSKTLRILEAKKNEAGKLSLRQVGGGWLVQDSDDLTPHDIKFSVVSERTPVDDELRDAEFAWLCVKHVKSNAIVIAKNKCMLGMGSGQPNRLESLRIAMRKAGDDVKGAALASDAFFPFAWKDAVEEACESGVGVIAEPGGSIRDKDAIDCCNKYGVSLVFTQVRHFRH, encoded by the exons ATGGCTGACACTGCCTCAGTTTCACATCCAATAActgcttctgcttcttcttctgatTCAG GTAGAAAGCAAGCATTGATATCACTTTCTGACAAGAAGGATCTTGCTTTTGTTGGGAATGGGCTTCAGGAATTGGG GTACACTATTGTGTCAACTGGAGGAACAGCTTCTGCATTGGAGAGTGCTGGAGTGGCTGTTACTAAAGTCGAACAGCTGACCCAGTTTCCTGAGATG CTTGATGGTCGTGTCAAAACTTTGCACCCTAATATACATGGAGGTATCCTTGCTCGAAGAGATAAAAAACATCATATTGAAGCTCTCAACACTCATGGAATTG GTACTTTTGATTTGGTGGTGGTGAACTTGTACCCATTTTATGATAAAGTAACATCAAATGGAGTAGAGTTTGAGGATGGAATTGAAAACATTGACATTGGTGGTCCAGCAATGATAAGGGCTGCTGCAAAG AATCACAGGGATGTTTTGGTTGTGGTTGATTCACAAGACTACCCTGCATTATTGGAATTTTTGAAGGGAAATCAGGATGATCAAATGTTCAGGTTAAAGCTTGCGTGGAAAGCTTTTGCACATGTTTCTGCCTATGACTCTGCAGTTTCTGAGTGGCTGTGGAAGCAGAGTGGGGGAG ATAAATTTCCTCCTAGCTTGACTGTGCCTTTGTCGCTCAAAAGTTCTCTCCGGTATGGTGAAAATCCTCATCAAAAAGCCGCATTCTATGTTGACAAAAGACTTTCTGAGGTTAATGGTGGTGGAATTGCTACTGCCATACAACATCATGGAAAG GAGATGTCATATAATAACTATTTGGATGCCGATGCTGCTTGGAACTGTGTGTGTGAGTTTAGGGATCCCACATGTGTAGTAGTGAAGCATACTAATCCTTGTGGGGTAGCATCACGTAATGATATTCTTGAAGCGTACAGACTAGCTGTCAAAGCTGATCCAGTGAGTGCGTTTGGTGGAATTGTAGCTTTCAACGTGGAAGTCGATGAG GTTCTTGCCAAAGAGATTCGTGAATTTAGAAGCCCAACTGATGGAGAGACAAGAATGTTCTATGAAATTGTTGTTGCACCTGGCTACACAGAGAAGGGGCTTGATGTTCTTTGCGGAAAGTCAAAGACTCTAcgaattcttgaagcaaaaaagaACGAAGCAGGAAAGCTTTCTCTCAGGCAGGTTGGAGGAGGGTGGTTAGTGCAGGATTCAGATGACTTGACCCCACATGACATCAAGTTCAGTGTAGTATCTGAGAGGACTCCAGTGGATGACGAGCTTCGTGATGCAGAGTTTGCTTGGTTGTGCGTGAAGCATGTCAAAAGCAATGCAATAGTGATAGCTAAG AATAAGTGCATGTTAGGCATGGGAAGTGGCCAGCCGAATCGTTTGGAGAGCTTAAGAATAGCTATGCGGAAAGCTGGAGATGATGTTAAAGGAGCAGCTTTGGCTAGTGATGCCTTCTTCCCATTTG CTTGGAAGGATGCAGTGGAAGAAGCATGTGAAAGTGGGGTTGGTGTCATTGCAGAACCAGGTGGGAGTATTAGAGACAAGGATGCTATAGACTGTTGCAATAAGTACGGTGTTTCACTAGTTTTCACCCAAGTGAGGCACTTCAGGCATTAA
- the LOC130957875 gene encoding uncharacterized protein LOC130957875 — MSILQYPETATNTELQVWNNAAFDGKEFEGFSFPVKSSWSSIHSTDSLRSDSTKENLSPAALNSSPVPAKNKNNKGFDEPEDERKIDLEIRQIEDQIKRLTSKLESLRLQKAAAAAKTVERRGRIVPAKFMELKQSSQSSAVKIIEETPKTKVAMAAPAMRRGMSLGPAEIFAGGGRFSSIRPGKANIANATTAVPATQSRRKSCFWKLDGVDEVKAVSERKKTLSLSPKSKRIGGRCDSVHGSKQAATVTLGTRKSGAVAALVQPRKLFKEGEKSVPNKKAVKPGRMVASRYNNNNGGNSVGVDARKRSLPENDRDNDGGKRWDKRRASSLRGSGQGSEVRVKKRWEIPAQVVMCKKKNENEEAEVEVEEEKEERNNAGVSGVLLRKIRTLRYLNESPRDSGAAKRVADLNGKRSYFCPDGGNDDSDEDNHEMEEDEEESVCQVLSFDDDDDGC, encoded by the coding sequence ATGAGCATTCTTCAGTATCCAGAAACCGCCACCAACACTGAACTTCAGGTTTGGAACAACGCAGCATTCGACGGCAAAGAATTCGAAGGCTTCTCGTTCCCTGTGAAGTCTTCTTGGTCCTCCATTCACTCAACGGATTCTCTCCGATCCGATTCCACCAAGGAAAACCTGAGCCCCGCTGCACTCAATTCCTCCCCCGTTCCCGCCAAGAACAAGAACAATAAGGGTTTTGACGAACCAGAAGACGAGAGAAAGATTGACCTCGAGATCCGACAAATTGAGGATCAGATCAAGCGCTTAACGTCCAAACTCGAATCGCTTCGGCTTCAGAAAGCGGCGGCGGCGGCGAAGACGGTGGAGAGACGCGGAAGAATTGTGCCGGCTAAGTTCATGGAACTGAAGCAGAGTTCTCAAAGCTCTGCTGTCAAGATAATCGAAGAGACTCCGAAAACAAAGGTTGCGATGGCGGCGCCGGCGATGAGGAGAGGAATGAGTTTGGGGCCAGCTGAGATCTTCGCTGGAGGTGGGAGGTTCTCTTCGATCCGGCCGGGGAAGGCGAATATTGCGAATGCTACAACCGCTGTTCCGGCTACGCAGAGTCGTCGGAAATCGTGTTTTTGGAAACTGGACGGTGTGGATGAAGTGAAGGCAGTGAGTGAAAGGAAGAAAACCTTGAGCCTTAGCCCAAAATCGAAGAGAATCGGCGGTAGATGTGACTCGGTTCATGGTTCAAAGCAAGCTGCAACTGTTACTTTGGGAACAAGGAAGAGTGGTGCTGTTGCTGCATTGGTTCAGCCGAGGAAGCTGTTCAAGGAAGGGGAGAAATCTGTGCCTAATAAGAAAGCGGTGAAGCCGGGGAGAATGGTAGCAAGCCggtataacaataataatggtggtaATTCTGTTGGTGTTGATGCAAGGAAGAGGTCATTGCCTGAGAATGACAGGGATAATGATGGTGGTAAGAGGTGGGACAAGCGGCGCGCCTCGTCGCTGCGAGGGAGTGGTCAGGGGAGTGAGGTTAGGGTGAAGAAGAGGTGGGAGATTCCTGCACAGGTTGTGATGTGcaagaagaagaatgagaatGAGGAGGCGGAGGTGGAGGTGGAGGAGGAAAAggaagagaggaacaatgcAGGTGTGAGTGGTGTGTTGCTTCGGAAAATTAGGACACTCAGGTACCTTAATGAGAGTCCTAGAGATTCTGGAGCTGCTAAAAGGGTGGCTGATTTGAATGGGAAGAGGTCTTATTTCTGCCCAGACGGCGGCAACGATGACAGCGACGAAGATAATCATGAAATGGAGGAGGATGAGGAGGAGTCTGTTTGCCAGGTCCTAagttttgatgatgatgatgatggatgCTGA
- the LOC130954260 gene encoding uncharacterized protein LOC130954260 isoform X1, giving the protein MFASTATSPAAAAARSLRASLFSPSSHSHLLPPTSVRSSLRFSYLPIKAMADTASVSHPITASASSSDSGRKQALISLSDKKDLAFVGNGLQELGYTIVSTGGTASALESAGVAVTKVEQLTQFPEMLDGRVKTLHPNIHGGILARRDKKHHIEALNTHGIGTFDLVVVNLYPFYDKVTSNGVEFEDGIENIDIGGPAMIRAAAKNHRDVLVVVDSQDYPALLEFLKGNQDDQMFRLKLAWKAFAHVSAYDSAVSEWLWKQSGGDKFPPSLTVPLSLKSSLRYGENPHQKAAFYVDKRLSEVNGGGIATAIQHHGKEMSYNNYLDADAAWNCVCEFRDPTCVVVKHTNPCGVASRNDILEAYRLAVKADPVSAFGGIVAFNVEVDEVLAKEIREFRSPTDGETRMFYEIVVAPGYTEKGLDVLCGKSKTLRILEAKKNEAGKLSLRQVGGGWLVQDSDDLTPHDIKFSVVSERTPVDDELRDAEFAWLCVKHVKSNAIVIAKNKCMLGMGSGQPNRLESLRIAMRKAGDDVKGAALASDAFFPFAWKDAVEEACESGVGVIAEPGGSIRDKDAIDCCNKYGVSLVFTQVRHFRH; this is encoded by the exons GTTCGATCATCTTTGCGCTTCAGCTACCTTCCTATCAAAGCCATGGCTGACACTGCCTCAGTTTCACATCCAATAActgcttctgcttcttcttctgatTCAG GTAGAAAGCAAGCATTGATATCACTTTCTGACAAGAAGGATCTTGCTTTTGTTGGGAATGGGCTTCAGGAATTGGG GTACACTATTGTGTCAACTGGAGGAACAGCTTCTGCATTGGAGAGTGCTGGAGTGGCTGTTACTAAAGTCGAACAGCTGACCCAGTTTCCTGAGATG CTTGATGGTCGTGTCAAAACTTTGCACCCTAATATACATGGAGGTATCCTTGCTCGAAGAGATAAAAAACATCATATTGAAGCTCTCAACACTCATGGAATTG GTACTTTTGATTTGGTGGTGGTGAACTTGTACCCATTTTATGATAAAGTAACATCAAATGGAGTAGAGTTTGAGGATGGAATTGAAAACATTGACATTGGTGGTCCAGCAATGATAAGGGCTGCTGCAAAG AATCACAGGGATGTTTTGGTTGTGGTTGATTCACAAGACTACCCTGCATTATTGGAATTTTTGAAGGGAAATCAGGATGATCAAATGTTCAGGTTAAAGCTTGCGTGGAAAGCTTTTGCACATGTTTCTGCCTATGACTCTGCAGTTTCTGAGTGGCTGTGGAAGCAGAGTGGGGGAG ATAAATTTCCTCCTAGCTTGACTGTGCCTTTGTCGCTCAAAAGTTCTCTCCGGTATGGTGAAAATCCTCATCAAAAAGCCGCATTCTATGTTGACAAAAGACTTTCTGAGGTTAATGGTGGTGGAATTGCTACTGCCATACAACATCATGGAAAG GAGATGTCATATAATAACTATTTGGATGCCGATGCTGCTTGGAACTGTGTGTGTGAGTTTAGGGATCCCACATGTGTAGTAGTGAAGCATACTAATCCTTGTGGGGTAGCATCACGTAATGATATTCTTGAAGCGTACAGACTAGCTGTCAAAGCTGATCCAGTGAGTGCGTTTGGTGGAATTGTAGCTTTCAACGTGGAAGTCGATGAG GTTCTTGCCAAAGAGATTCGTGAATTTAGAAGCCCAACTGATGGAGAGACAAGAATGTTCTATGAAATTGTTGTTGCACCTGGCTACACAGAGAAGGGGCTTGATGTTCTTTGCGGAAAGTCAAAGACTCTAcgaattcttgaagcaaaaaagaACGAAGCAGGAAAGCTTTCTCTCAGGCAGGTTGGAGGAGGGTGGTTAGTGCAGGATTCAGATGACTTGACCCCACATGACATCAAGTTCAGTGTAGTATCTGAGAGGACTCCAGTGGATGACGAGCTTCGTGATGCAGAGTTTGCTTGGTTGTGCGTGAAGCATGTCAAAAGCAATGCAATAGTGATAGCTAAG AATAAGTGCATGTTAGGCATGGGAAGTGGCCAGCCGAATCGTTTGGAGAGCTTAAGAATAGCTATGCGGAAAGCTGGAGATGATGTTAAAGGAGCAGCTTTGGCTAGTGATGCCTTCTTCCCATTTG CTTGGAAGGATGCAGTGGAAGAAGCATGTGAAAGTGGGGTTGGTGTCATTGCAGAACCAGGTGGGAGTATTAGAGACAAGGATGCTATAGACTGTTGCAATAAGTACGGTGTTTCACTAGTTTTCACCCAAGTGAGGCACTTCAGGCATTAA